The Variovorax paradoxus genome window below encodes:
- a CDS encoding ABC transporter ATP-binding protein, producing the protein MGLDEAANAPHPVLEARDLAFGFDAARPVFSGVSLAVAPREIVCLLGGSGCGKSTLLRQLARLEVPGVGHAQGEIRFLGEALSSPHPRAALVFQQPGLLPWLNAARNVGFGLDFARQPKLERELRTRRVQDALAAVGLAGQGGLYPSQLSGGMAQRVALARALAREPVLLLADEPFSALDAITRTEMQELLVDLVHRWRTAALLVTHDIDEAILVGDRILLMGERPGRIVREWRVDMPRPRSDGAAFTALRLDILAALQATRRHCSIESPPGMPERKPVE; encoded by the coding sequence ATCGGCCTCGACGAGGCCGCGAATGCGCCGCACCCGGTGCTCGAGGCGCGCGATCTCGCCTTCGGCTTCGATGCGGCAAGGCCGGTGTTCAGCGGCGTGTCGCTCGCGGTGGCGCCGCGCGAGATCGTCTGCCTGCTCGGCGGCAGCGGCTGCGGCAAGTCCACCTTGCTGAGGCAGCTCGCGCGGCTCGAGGTGCCCGGCGTCGGGCATGCCCAGGGCGAGATCCGTTTTCTGGGCGAGGCCTTGAGCTCGCCGCATCCGCGCGCGGCGCTGGTGTTCCAGCAGCCCGGTCTGCTGCCCTGGCTCAATGCGGCGCGCAACGTGGGCTTCGGCCTCGACTTCGCGCGCCAGCCGAAGCTCGAGCGCGAGCTGCGCACGCGCCGCGTGCAGGACGCACTCGCGGCCGTGGGGCTCGCGGGGCAGGGCGGGCTCTATCCGTCGCAGCTGTCGGGCGGCATGGCGCAGCGCGTGGCGCTGGCCCGCGCGCTCGCGCGCGAACCGGTGCTGCTGCTGGCCGACGAACCCTTCTCGGCGCTCGATGCCATCACCCGCACCGAGATGCAGGAACTGCTGGTCGACCTGGTGCACCGCTGGCGCACCGCCGCACTGCTGGTCACGCACGACATCGATGAAGCGATCCTCGTCGGCGACCGCATCCTGCTGATGGGCGAGCGGCCGGGCCGCATCGTGCGCGAATGGCGCGTCGACATGCCGCGCCCGCGCAGCGATGGCGCCGCCTTCACCGCGCTTCGCCTCGACATCCTCGCCGCGCTGCAGGCCACGCGCCGTCATTGCTCCATCGAATCGCCACCCGGCATGCCAGAAAGAAAGCCCGTCGAATGA
- a CDS encoding response regulator: MENRILILAPRGRDAQVIRALLEGQGIDCLVCADAASLLVELEIAAAAAIVTEESLADGFDSALGACLAKQPAWSDLPFVVLAMRQSGRRSASAQASLQQLGNSVLLERPLNPETLASAARSALRARQRQYATRRHLNDIESAKATVERLNAELEGRIATRTAELAGANDWLMREIAERERLQANVVQGQKLEAIGRLTGGIAHDFNNLLHVVNLNLEFIKRLAPEGKLADYARRAKESVARGSRLTGQLLSFARARSLVPRLHGVNALVTNLRELIEVSVGSKVRVEFDLWADELWVMLDGAQLEMALLNMSVNSRDAMPEGGQLTIRTALASAADGSPQVLVSVQDTGSGIPSAVLSKVFDPFFTTKPNGHGTGLGLSQVYGFASQSGGQAEIRSTPGEGATVTLRFPLSQPEQADDAASPREREGAAPARQDPRSEVLVVEDDAEVRQGIAEGLRLLQYTVREASDGHSGLQELKRRRPDLLMVDYLMPGMNGAELAAAARRLYPQMPVLVATGYADMAEVQKVVGSHSVLRKPFDLETLSGAVSAELGRARTTARAAGERERVVSGS, encoded by the coding sequence GTGGAAAACCGCATCCTGATCCTCGCGCCGCGCGGCCGGGATGCGCAGGTGATCCGGGCCTTGCTCGAGGGCCAGGGCATCGATTGCCTGGTCTGCGCCGACGCGGCATCGCTGCTGGTGGAACTCGAGATCGCGGCCGCGGCGGCGATCGTGACCGAGGAGTCGCTGGCGGACGGCTTCGACAGCGCGCTGGGCGCCTGCCTGGCGAAGCAGCCGGCCTGGTCCGACCTGCCCTTCGTGGTGCTGGCGATGCGCCAGTCGGGTCGGCGTTCGGCCAGCGCGCAGGCCTCGCTGCAGCAACTCGGCAACTCGGTGCTGCTCGAGCGGCCGCTCAACCCCGAGACGCTCGCGAGCGCGGCGCGCTCTGCCCTGCGCGCGCGCCAGCGGCAGTACGCCACGCGCCGCCACCTGAACGACATCGAGTCGGCCAAGGCCACGGTCGAGCGGCTCAATGCCGAGCTCGAAGGGCGCATCGCCACCCGCACGGCCGAACTCGCGGGCGCCAACGACTGGCTGATGCGCGAGATCGCCGAGCGCGAACGGTTGCAGGCCAACGTGGTGCAGGGCCAAAAGCTCGAGGCCATCGGCCGGCTCACGGGCGGCATCGCGCACGACTTCAACAACCTGCTGCACGTGGTCAACCTCAACCTGGAGTTCATCAAGCGGCTGGCGCCCGAAGGCAAGCTGGCCGACTATGCGCGCCGCGCGAAGGAGTCGGTGGCGCGCGGCTCGCGACTGACCGGGCAGCTGCTGTCGTTTGCGCGGGCGCGCAGCCTGGTGCCGCGGCTGCATGGCGTGAATGCGCTGGTCACCAATCTGCGCGAGCTGATCGAGGTCTCGGTCGGCTCGAAGGTGCGGGTCGAGTTCGACCTCTGGGCGGATGAACTCTGGGTGATGCTCGATGGCGCGCAGCTCGAGATGGCGCTGCTGAACATGTCGGTCAATTCGCGCGACGCGATGCCCGAGGGCGGGCAACTGACCATCCGCACGGCATTGGCGAGCGCCGCCGACGGTTCGCCGCAGGTGCTGGTGAGCGTGCAGGACACCGGCAGCGGCATACCGAGCGCGGTGCTCTCCAAGGTGTTCGATCCCTTCTTCACCACCAAACCCAATGGCCATGGCACGGGCCTGGGGCTGAGCCAGGTCTACGGCTTCGCCAGCCAGTCGGGCGGCCAGGCCGAGATCCGCAGCACGCCGGGCGAGGGCGCGACCGTGACCCTGCGCTTCCCGCTGTCGCAGCCCGAGCAGGCGGATGACGCCGCATCGCCGCGCGAGCGCGAGGGTGCCGCGCCCGCCAGGCAGGACCCGCGCAGCGAGGTGCTGGTGGTGGAGGACGATGCCGAGGTCCGCCAGGGCATCGCCGAAGGCCTGCGCCTGCTGCAGTACACCGTGCGCGAGGCCAGCGATGGCCACAGCGGCCTGCAGGAGCTGAAGCGCCGCCGGCCCGACCTGCTGATGGTCGACTACCTGATGCCGGGCATGAACGGCGCCGAGCTCGCGGCGGCCGCGCGCCGGCTCTATCCGCAGATGCCGGTGCTGGTCGCGACCGGCTATGCCGACATGGCGGAGGTGCAGAAGGTGGTCGGTTCGCACTCGGTGCTGCGCAAGCCCTTCGATCTCGAGACGCTCAGCGGCGCGGTGAGTGCGGAGCTCGGCCGCGCGCGGACGACGGCGCGGGCCGCGGGCGAGCGCGAACGGGTCGTTTCCGGGTCATAA
- a CDS encoding carboxymuconolactone decarboxylase family protein, producing MTRLTLHTETSAPEASRALVARAAANNGFLPNLIGILANSPQALETYLGVAQTTARGELTLAEREVLQITAARIHGCDFCVAGHSAAALKQAKLPASAVVALQRGEATGEARLDAVRAFTEAVIASRGKVSDEALAAFRGAGFSERQVLEVVLGVSLATLCNFANSLAGSAVNPQLQPYLPENLRADAAPAHAG from the coding sequence ATGACACGCCTGACCCTGCACACCGAGACCTCCGCGCCCGAAGCCAGCCGTGCGCTGGTGGCGCGCGCCGCCGCCAACAACGGCTTTCTGCCGAACCTGATCGGCATCCTCGCCAATTCGCCGCAGGCGCTCGAGACCTACCTCGGCGTGGCCCAGACCACCGCGCGCGGCGAACTCACGCTGGCCGAGCGCGAGGTGCTGCAGATCACGGCCGCGCGCATCCACGGCTGCGACTTCTGCGTGGCCGGCCATTCGGCCGCGGCGCTCAAGCAGGCCAAGCTGCCGGCCTCGGCCGTGGTGGCGCTGCAGCGCGGCGAGGCCACGGGAGAGGCGCGGCTCGATGCGGTGCGCGCCTTCACCGAGGCCGTGATCGCGAGCCGCGGCAAGGTCAGCGACGAGGCGCTCGCGGCCTTCCGCGGCGCGGGCTTCTCCGAGCGCCAGGTGCTCGAGGTGGTGCTGGGCGTGAGCCTGGCCACGCTGTGCAACTTCGCCAACAGCCTGGCCGGCAGCGCGGTCAATCCGCAACTGCAGCCCTACCTGCCCGAGAACCTGCGCGCCGACGCAGCGCCCGCCCATGCTGGCTGA
- a CDS encoding acyl-CoA/acyl-ACP dehydrogenase, giving the protein MLAEADRHWLDTQAEALDSDNAQAHAVLPRLAGAQLFGLGVPRTIGGQGGDTRDAIEAIAAVAGHSLAAAFTFWGQRVFIEYLLQSPNQALRERWLPALLDGSLAGASGLSNAMKFLGGIEALQITATRQEGTPGWRLDGSVPWCTNLRPQGFVAAVVVQRADGGAPLVAALQSGQAGVERSADLDLIALRGSNTASLRIEGARLAADELIHDEANRFLPTARPEFLGLQCGLSIGLARAALATAAQVGGAGRAVLDASLVEQRQALDATVDALYAGIADGRFRTQPEALFRARLALADIALAAVQLELQASGGRGYHRDQPLSLARHWREVAFVPIVTPSVVQLRGELARRAAQSAS; this is encoded by the coding sequence ATGCTGGCTGAGGCCGACCGGCACTGGCTCGACACGCAGGCCGAGGCGCTCGACAGCGACAACGCGCAGGCGCACGCGGTGCTGCCGCGGCTCGCGGGCGCGCAGCTGTTCGGCCTGGGCGTGCCGCGCACGATCGGCGGGCAGGGCGGCGACACGCGCGATGCCATCGAGGCCATCGCCGCCGTGGCCGGCCATTCGCTGGCGGCGGCCTTCACCTTCTGGGGCCAGCGCGTCTTCATCGAATACCTGCTGCAGTCGCCCAACCAGGCGCTGCGCGAGCGCTGGCTGCCCGCGCTGCTCGACGGCTCCCTGGCCGGTGCCTCGGGGCTGTCGAACGCGATGAAGTTCCTCGGCGGCATCGAGGCGCTGCAGATCACGGCCACGCGGCAGGAGGGCACGCCCGGTTGGCGGCTCGACGGCAGCGTGCCGTGGTGTACCAACCTGCGGCCCCAGGGCTTCGTGGCCGCGGTGGTGGTGCAGCGTGCCGATGGCGGCGCGCCGCTCGTGGCCGCGCTGCAGAGTGGACAGGCGGGCGTGGAGCGCAGCGCCGACCTCGACCTGATCGCGCTGCGCGGCAGCAACACCGCGTCGCTGCGCATCGAAGGCGCGCGGCTCGCGGCCGACGAACTGATCCACGACGAGGCCAACCGCTTCCTGCCCACGGCGCGGCCCGAGTTCCTCGGCCTGCAGTGCGGGCTGTCGATCGGGCTGGCGCGCGCCGCACTCGCGACCGCGGCGCAGGTCGGCGGCGCCGGGCGCGCGGTGCTCGACGCATCGCTCGTCGAACAGCGGCAGGCGCTCGATGCCACGGTCGATGCGCTCTACGCGGGCATCGCCGATGGCCGCTTCCGCACCCAGCCCGAGGCGCTGTTCCGCGCCCGGCTCGCGCTGGCCGACATCGCGCTGGCCGCGGTGCAGCTCGAGCTGCAGGCCAGCGGTGGCCGCGGCTACCACCGCGACCAGCCGCTGAGCCTGGCACGGCACTGGCGCGAGGTGGCGTTCGTTCCGATCGTGACGCCGAGCGTGGTGCAACTGCGTGGCGAACTCGCGCGCCGCGCGGCGCAGTCCGCATCGTGA
- a CDS encoding AraC family transcriptional regulator codes for MPSLTVIPDAASPSADAGFDAQADRVADWLLGSLEWNATLFHVGQYCGRWRASTAGRARASFHLILEGRCWLHRPGLESVALSPRDGVFLMRDVPHFLSPYADPGIDCAPRAMQPLSASPALGETALACGFFSFDGPLRDLVAQSFPDCLVLRADDLAMASAATLFDLMRSEALRAGTEPSVLMDRLAGLLFFYGLRHVARSDANARGFWGLLRRRGFAPLLAALLQSPERPWSVADMAQRVHLSRAAFFRQFGEACGQSPLQFLQLLRMQIAARKLTQGESIAQAAEAVGYDSYAAFSRTFKRVIGEQPGAWQRARRLDRSEAAGVTASETNRHRSETPGH; via the coding sequence ATGCCTTCCCTCACCGTCATTCCCGACGCAGCCAGCCCGTCGGCCGATGCCGGGTTCGACGCCCAGGCCGACCGGGTGGCCGACTGGCTGCTCGGCAGCCTCGAATGGAACGCCACGCTGTTCCATGTGGGCCAGTACTGCGGCCGCTGGCGCGCCTCCACGGCGGGCCGTGCTCGCGCGAGCTTCCACCTGATCCTCGAGGGCCGCTGCTGGCTGCACCGGCCGGGGCTCGAATCGGTGGCGCTGTCGCCGCGCGACGGCGTGTTCCTGATGCGCGACGTGCCGCATTTCCTGTCGCCCTATGCCGACCCCGGCATCGACTGCGCGCCGCGCGCGATGCAGCCGCTGTCGGCCAGCCCCGCGCTGGGAGAAACCGCGCTGGCCTGCGGCTTCTTCTCGTTCGACGGGCCGCTGCGCGACCTGGTCGCGCAGTCCTTTCCCGACTGCCTGGTGCTGCGCGCCGACGACCTCGCGATGGCCTCGGCCGCCACCCTGTTCGACCTGATGCGCAGCGAGGCGCTGCGCGCCGGCACCGAACCCTCGGTGCTGATGGACCGGCTCGCCGGCCTGCTGTTCTTCTATGGCCTGCGCCACGTGGCGCGCAGCGACGCGAACGCGCGCGGCTTCTGGGGCCTGCTGCGCCGGCGCGGCTTCGCGCCCTTGCTGGCGGCGCTGCTGCAATCGCCCGAGCGGCCCTGGAGCGTGGCCGACATGGCGCAGCGCGTGCATCTCTCGCGCGCGGCCTTCTTCCGCCAGTTCGGCGAGGCCTGCGGCCAGTCGCCGCTGCAGTTCCTGCAACTGCTGCGCATGCAGATCGCGGCGCGCAAGCTGACGCAGGGCGAGTCGATCGCGCAGGCCGCCGAGGCCGTGGGCTACGACTCCTATGCCGCGTTCTCGCGCACCTTCAAGCGCGTGATCGGCGAACAGCCGGGCGCCTGGCAGCGCGCGCGGCGGCTCGACCGCAGCGAGGCCGCCGGCGTGACCGCCAGCGAGACGAACCGGCACAGATCCGAGACGCCCGGTCATTGA
- a CDS encoding ABC transporter permease, which yields MTASCARRSRPWAGRRCSAWRRTTSGARPSRSDVGRRLGLPLAGLALALVLWWAGSAWLAQRTPIAAAFAPGPSALALVRLVAGPDIWQHALLSLQRVAIGLALAIVFGVPLGVLTGLWRGFAQASTPVFQFLRMISPLSWMPIAVMVLGVGDLPVYFLLAFAAVWPILLNTAAGVAQLDPHWLTLARSLSATRRETVLRVILPGITAHLLTGVRLAIGIIWIVLVPAEMLGVSAGLGYFILDTRDRLAYSELMAVIVLIGALGYLLDGLARWLHARWTHG from the coding sequence ATGACCGCTTCGTGCGCAAGGCGATCGAGGCCGTGGGCGGGCCGCAGGTGTTCGGCGTGGCGCCGGACTACCAGCGGCGCGAGACCATCGCGGTCTGACGTGGGCCGCCGCCTCGGACTGCCGCTGGCCGGCCTCGCGCTCGCGCTCGTGCTGTGGTGGGCCGGCAGCGCCTGGCTCGCGCAGCGCACGCCGATCGCCGCGGCCTTCGCGCCCGGGCCGTCGGCGCTGGCGCTCGTGCGTCTCGTCGCCGGCCCCGACATCTGGCAGCACGCGCTGCTGAGCCTGCAGCGCGTGGCCATTGGCCTCGCACTGGCGATCGTGTTCGGCGTGCCGCTGGGCGTGCTCACCGGGCTGTGGCGCGGCTTCGCGCAGGCCAGCACGCCGGTGTTCCAGTTCCTGCGCATGATCTCGCCGCTGTCGTGGATGCCGATCGCCGTGATGGTGCTCGGCGTGGGCGACCTGCCGGTGTATTTCCTGCTGGCCTTCGCGGCCGTGTGGCCGATCCTGCTCAACACCGCGGCCGGCGTCGCGCAACTCGATCCGCACTGGCTCACGCTCGCGCGCAGCCTGTCGGCCACGCGCCGCGAGACCGTGCTGCGCGTGATCCTGCCGGGCATCACTGCGCACCTGCTCACGGGCGTGCGGCTGGCCATCGGCATCATCTGGATCGTGCTGGTGCCGGCCGAGATGCTGGGCGTGTCGGCCGGGCTCGGCTACTTCATCCTCGATACGCGCGACCGGCTCGCCTATTCGGAGCTGATGGCGGTGATCGTGCTGATCGGGGCGCTGGGGTATCTGCTCGATGGGTTGGCGCGGTGGTTGCATGCGCGGTGGACGCATGGGTGA
- a CDS encoding ABC transporter substrate-binding protein has protein sequence MTDPNPAHGAALRATHVCASSACDCGLTRRDMLRLSALAGAAVAAPFLSAGDAMAQGFKGDDQPVKIGYLPITDATPLLIAHARGLFDKEGLRAEAPRMFRSWAQIVEAFVAGQVNVIHLLTPATLWVRYGSKFPAKIAAWNHINGSALTVLPEIGKLSDLGGKTVAVPFWYSIHNVLLQDMLRAEGLSAVTKGAGAGGGVGPKEVNLVVLAPAEMVSALAARSIAGFIVAEPFNAAAEIAGVGKVLRFSGDVWKDHACCVTFLAERDIVEKPEWAQRVTHAIVKAQLWTRDNRLDAARLLSNAGERRYTPHPPQTLAKVLAATDYASYEASGVVRHKGWSQRRIDFQPYPFASYTEQLVRAVQGTRVEGENAFLRALDPKFVARDLVDDRFVRKAIEAVGGPQVFGVAPDYQRRETIAV, from the coding sequence ATGACCGACCCGAATCCCGCCCATGGCGCCGCGCTGCGCGCCACCCATGTCTGCGCCTCGTCCGCCTGCGACTGCGGCCTCACGCGGCGCGACATGCTGCGGCTGTCGGCGCTGGCCGGCGCGGCGGTGGCGGCGCCCTTTCTCTCGGCCGGCGATGCGATGGCGCAAGGCTTCAAGGGCGACGACCAGCCCGTGAAGATCGGCTATCTGCCGATCACCGATGCCACGCCGCTCCTGATTGCGCATGCGCGCGGGCTGTTCGACAAGGAAGGGTTGCGCGCCGAGGCGCCGCGCATGTTCCGTTCGTGGGCGCAGATCGTCGAGGCCTTCGTCGCGGGCCAGGTCAACGTGATCCACCTGCTCACGCCGGCCACGCTGTGGGTGCGCTACGGCTCGAAGTTCCCGGCCAAGATCGCGGCCTGGAACCACATCAACGGCTCGGCGCTCACCGTGCTGCCCGAGATCGGCAAGCTCTCCGACCTCGGCGGCAAGACCGTGGCGGTGCCGTTCTGGTATTCGATCCATAACGTGCTGCTGCAGGACATGCTGCGCGCCGAGGGCCTCAGCGCCGTCACCAAGGGCGCGGGTGCCGGCGGCGGCGTGGGTCCGAAGGAGGTCAACCTCGTGGTCCTGGCGCCGGCCGAGATGGTGTCGGCGCTGGCCGCGCGCTCGATCGCGGGCTTCATCGTGGCCGAGCCCTTCAACGCGGCGGCCGAGATCGCGGGCGTGGGCAAGGTGCTGCGCTTCTCGGGCGACGTGTGGAAGGACCATGCCTGCTGCGTCACCTTCCTGGCCGAGCGCGACATCGTCGAGAAGCCCGAATGGGCGCAGCGCGTGACCCACGCGATCGTCAAGGCGCAGCTGTGGACGCGCGACAACCGGCTCGACGCGGCGCGGCTGCTGTCGAACGCCGGCGAGCGGCGCTACACGCCGCATCCGCCGCAGACCCTGGCCAAGGTGCTGGCCGCCACCGACTACGCGAGCTACGAGGCCAGCGGCGTGGTGCGTCACAAGGGCTGGAGCCAGCGGCGCATCGATTTCCAGCCCTATCCCTTCGCTTCCTACACCGAGCAGCTGGTGCGCGCGGTGCAGGGCACCCGGGTCGAGGGCGAGAACGCCTTCCTGCGTGCGCTCGATCCGAAGTTCGTGGCGCGCGACCTGGTCGATGACCGCTTCGTGCGCAAGGCGATCGAGGCCGTGGGCGGGCCGCAGGTGTTCGGCGTGGCGCCGGACTACCAGCGGCGCGAGACCATCGCGGTCTGA
- a CDS encoding WG repeat-containing protein has product MKRLPLFAILLWLCIALGSANAAPPTYQDLQADPGTVPMQPAWQLRPVDASAPPWEDIFTFTIGIAPDLIEKARWLSLNPGRNSERAPALVDALDGRVLFLSPTARSFCDGRWQVAWLERIGIIGIDGALQPTLKAWLVEQKPGGGQRTTVGIGRIDARGQWAVPPVSCDGKDTTSIDSPAALSYLMPDESRQAASDLQVDTVYAQPGLRDAAGQWRTPPPPRDITTAQWMDYQRQMAAPGSTGSGLIDARGRMVIPFIFGGLSDATAQRRIRLCTAVGLDRQRNASTPRACRWQRLHGSDAGAALRPAKDADTGRWGYRNAQGQWAIAPQFREARPFRHGYAVVVGAFPQDWRPPGWQDERPIIRQFHRMGRHWVAEALVRNASTAGAWEIRYGLLDDAGQWLAAAPQPTLHVAVLFPPGGRSSHYAGMLASHLPRLLGRNVQVDHVPQATEADYRRLMTEGGNEKVLLAALRLPRGGIEGVHQGPPIDALMQALRPVTLLASQPLVLAIDSTRADTLGIHSTDDLLAHARAHPGSLRIGTGEDGWTGHLAFGQFRALSGVDVQRVVFKGMYPDSDVITKEHAVDLLFAPVNGVAVAVRRGQLRVLGTTADPARPQSFEGVPWPTLAASAPLSGYATYDHFSLWAPANSDAASNRTVQEAVAQVLARPEVRRQLQDLQVVGGGGSPESLLALEDEERERWLRALSSSAR; this is encoded by the coding sequence ATGAAGCGCCTGCCTCTCTTCGCAATCCTGCTGTGGCTTTGCATCGCCCTAGGCTCGGCCAACGCGGCGCCGCCGACCTACCAGGATCTGCAGGCTGACCCGGGCACTGTGCCGATGCAGCCGGCCTGGCAATTGCGGCCGGTGGATGCATCAGCGCCGCCCTGGGAAGACATCTTCACTTTCACCATCGGCATCGCGCCGGACCTGATCGAAAAGGCGCGTTGGCTGAGCCTGAATCCGGGCAGGAACAGCGAGCGCGCGCCTGCGCTGGTCGACGCCCTCGACGGGCGAGTGCTTTTCCTGTCACCGACGGCGCGCAGCTTCTGCGATGGCCGCTGGCAGGTCGCGTGGCTGGAGCGCATCGGCATCATCGGCATCGACGGCGCACTCCAGCCGACGCTCAAGGCGTGGCTGGTCGAGCAAAAGCCCGGCGGCGGACAACGGACCACGGTGGGTATCGGGCGCATCGATGCGCGAGGGCAGTGGGCCGTGCCGCCAGTGAGTTGCGATGGCAAGGACACGACATCCATCGACTCTCCCGCCGCTCTTTCCTACCTGATGCCCGACGAATCCAGGCAGGCGGCTTCCGATCTGCAGGTGGACACGGTCTACGCACAGCCCGGCCTGCGCGATGCCGCGGGGCAGTGGCGCACGCCGCCGCCGCCGCGGGATATCACTACGGCCCAATGGATGGACTACCAGCGGCAGATGGCGGCACCGGGCTCCACCGGCTCGGGCCTCATCGATGCGCGAGGGAGGATGGTGATCCCGTTCATCTTCGGTGGGCTGTCCGACGCGACAGCCCAGCGGCGCATCCGGCTGTGCACCGCCGTCGGACTCGATCGCCAGCGCAATGCCAGCACGCCGCGCGCGTGCCGCTGGCAACGGCTGCATGGCAGCGATGCCGGCGCCGCGCTGCGGCCGGCCAAGGACGCGGACACCGGCCGATGGGGATACCGGAACGCGCAGGGTCAATGGGCGATCGCGCCGCAGTTCCGGGAGGCGCGTCCGTTCCGCCATGGCTACGCCGTCGTCGTAGGCGCATTTCCCCAGGACTGGCGGCCGCCCGGTTGGCAGGACGAACGGCCGATCATTCGGCAATTCCATCGCATGGGCCGCCACTGGGTGGCCGAAGCCCTGGTGCGCAACGCGTCCACCGCTGGCGCATGGGAAATTCGCTACGGCCTGCTCGACGATGCGGGGCAATGGCTGGCCGCCGCGCCGCAGCCCACGCTGCACGTGGCCGTGCTGTTTCCGCCCGGTGGCCGCAGCAGCCACTATGCCGGGATGCTGGCGAGCCACCTGCCCAGGCTGTTGGGACGCAATGTGCAGGTCGATCACGTGCCCCAAGCCACCGAGGCCGACTACCGCCGGCTGATGACGGAAGGCGGCAACGAGAAGGTCCTGCTCGCGGCGCTGAGGTTGCCGCGCGGAGGCATCGAGGGCGTGCACCAGGGCCCGCCGATCGATGCGCTGATGCAGGCCCTTCGCCCCGTCACGCTGCTGGCGTCGCAGCCTCTGGTGCTGGCCATCGACAGCACGAGGGCCGACACGCTGGGCATTCACAGCACCGATGACCTGCTCGCCCACGCGCGGGCCCATCCCGGCAGCCTGCGCATCGGCACGGGCGAAGACGGCTGGACCGGCCATCTCGCCTTCGGCCAGTTCCGCGCGCTGAGCGGTGTCGACGTGCAACGCGTGGTCTTCAAGGGCATGTACCCCGACTCGGACGTCATCACGAAGGAGCATGCGGTGGACCTGCTGTTCGCGCCCGTGAACGGCGTGGCGGTCGCCGTACGGCGCGGCCAGTTGCGCGTGCTCGGCACCACCGCCGATCCGGCGCGCCCGCAAAGCTTCGAGGGCGTGCCGTGGCCGACGCTGGCCGCTAGCGCGCCCTTGAGCGGCTACGCGACGTACGACCACTTCAGCCTCTGGGCACCGGCGAACTCGGATGCCGCGTCCAATCGCACCGTGCAGGAAGCCGTGGCCCAGGTGCTCGCCAGGCCCGAGGTGCGCAGGCAGCTGCAGGACCTTCAGGTCGTCGGCGGAGGCGGTTCACCCGAGAGCTTGCTGGCGCTGGAGGACGAAGAGCGCGAACGCTGGCTGCGCGCGCTGTCCTCGTCGGCGCGTTGA